One segment of Dermochelys coriacea isolate rDerCor1 chromosome 27, rDerCor1.pri.v4, whole genome shotgun sequence DNA contains the following:
- the CSF3 gene encoding LOW QUALITY PROTEIN: granulocyte colony-stimulating factor (The sequence of the model RefSeq protein was modified relative to this genomic sequence to represent the inferred CDS: inserted 1 base in 1 codon), translating into MPRIDERFSIHELKGTSAAFASVLXTFPVTVINSKGEEIPRRFQAFRMRSLQSVLPLLVSTVLCLGCTMLYAAPLPEFSGDQDFQQFLQKDLEYIRKIKGDVAQVQELVCTTLQLCNEEELMLVKQKLGISQAPLNQCHSKTFQVDACFSQIRDGLQIYHSHLAVLLQLLPAHSSLVDALRLDVSNLSTNIQQQMEDLGLNTVTYPKAEGHGTLPSLSSDFDKQASGFIIPANFKRFLEAAFRALRHLTLV; encoded by the exons ATGCCCCGTATTGATGAGAGGTTCAGCATTCATGAACTGAAAGGGACTAGTGCAGCTTTTGCGTCTGTCT TCACATTCCCGGTAACCGTCATAAACTCAAAAGGGGAGGAGATACCGAGAAGATTCCAAGCATTTAGAATGAGATCTCTCCAAA GTGTTCTGCCGTTGCTAGTCAGCACTGTGCTGTGTTTGGGGTGCACCATGCTGTACGCAGCTCCCCTGCCAGAGTTCTCCGGGGATCAGGATTTCCAGCAATTCCTGCAGAAGGACCTGGAATACATCCGCAAAATCAAAGGGGACGTCGCCCAGGTGCAGGAGCTTGTG TGCACGACCCTTCAGCTCTGCAACGAGGAGGAGCTGATGCTTGTCAAGCAAAAACTGGGCATTTCCCAGGCTCCGCTGAACCAGTGTCACAGCAAGACCTTCCAAGTG GATGCCTGCTTCAGCCAGATCCGGGATGGGCTTCAAATCTACCACAGCCACCTCGctgtcctcctccagctcctgccagctCACTCCAGCCTAGTGGATGCCCTCCGGCTGGATGTCTCGAACCTGTCCACTAACATCCAGCAGCAG ATGGAGGATCTGGGGCTGAACACGGTGACGTACCCCAAGGCCGAGGGCCATGGCACCCTTCCCAGCCTCTCGTCCGACTTCGACAAACAAGCCAGCGGATTCATCATCCCCGCCAACTTCAAGCGCTTCCTGGAGGCAGCCTTCCGGGCCCTCCGCCACCTCACGCTGGTGTGA